DNA from Toxoplasma gondii ME49 chromosome X, whole genome shotgun sequence:
GAAACTCGGAACACCTAGCCGAGCAGGTCCGCCGCTCCAGACCATGTGGTGACGCTGGCACTTCTGCTCGCGTAGTCCagttcgctgtctccagatatcctgtttctctgctcaAAGTTTGTTAAAGATGTCGTTCTCCTCGTCGGCGAACTGCCGGCCCTCTTTGCACTCATCTGACAAGACGGTCCGTCGAAACCGGAGGACCTGCGAATTCTCTGGAGGCCATTTACCGCTGCCCTTTAGAAAGCAAACATGTGAGATGCAGAGCACACCCCGATACACAAGTCACAGGGTCCACAGCTTCTCCGTTCCTGGCCGTCCACGCAGCTGGGCAGCATTTCTCTTCCAACCCCGACGTAACTTTGACCTTTCGATTTTCGTAGCTGTCACGACGCGCGAAAATGCGCGGAAGTGCTGAACCGAGTTTttcgaagaacagagagtgGAGTggcacagagacaagacaaTTTGAGATTCTTTCGTGGACCCCCTTCACCGGGCGACCGTTGTCGGTTTCAGAGAATTTCGCTCGCAGGATGGTGGCGCCTGTCCCAACATGTGAGGAGCAGTCTGTATGCGCATGTGCACAACGGTAAGCAGGTAAGAATAGAGATGTGCATGTGTCGAGAGTTGGGTTACTGTCTGCGAGACTTCCGCTCCGAGTACGCTGGCTGGCTGTCATCTACGCTCGCTGCGAGGAGGAACTTGCGTGTCTGTATCAGGAAATAAAGAAAAGAGTCAGCGGCGAGCTTCTCCACCACACCCCGAAGACGGGGTTGTGTTCACTAAAACCGCACAGAAAACAAATGTTGGTCGCTTGACGCACGGGTGCGCCGACTGTACAAGTGTAGGACGTGGAAATCGTTTTCGACGCTTTTCCTTTCCGTTCCCAGTCTGACGGCTTCCCGGAGTGTTTCAAATAGTGTACACACATTTTTGCGCCGCAGTTTCCCGGTAAAAGCTTTCGCAGACGGGTGAGCACACATGCCCGACTTCTTCGAGACTAACTTGTTTTAAAGTTTCAGCAAGTCCGACTGCTCCACATCTCGAAAGCCTGCATATGTGCTGTATCCATGTGATCCTCAGCGACCTGTGGCGAGTTTTCTTCACTCACACCGCTCGTCATTTGCAGTCCACAAGAACGATGGCGAATCGCTTTTGCCCAGTCCCTTCGAAAGAACCTCAGACTGCTGACGCAGCTCTCGAGGTTCGCTGcagctgcgtttctccggCAACTTCCGCTGGAAATCCGGGTGGAAACAGTCGCCTCTACAGCGGGCGAACCTGCCACAGCAGCCTCATCCTTCCGGAGTTTTGTTCTGCCCATTCCAGGCAAAAGACTGCTTGAAAATATATGCCTCCAGTGCGCGAGGACCGACATTACTTTCTCCAATCCTTAATTCGACCCGTTTCTCCAATAACTGAATTCGAACACACAACGAGACACCCCCCGTCGAGACAGGAGGCGTGACTCCTAGCCCTCCCTTCCCGTCGACTCGAGAGTTTCAGATTCGAAGATCCTGCCGGACAGATAGTGGCAGATCACCGAGTCGGCTTGTTTTTCATTTTCTTCCCAAGAAAATTGTGCGAGAAATCCAGAGAGATGGTTTTTTGCCGCGGCTTTTACGATTCGTGTCTCGTCCTAGCGACAAGACAAGGGTGAGCGTTTCCCCCGTCTCCGTGTCAGTTTCTGGGAAACACTCGCAATGACGATTTCCCTGCCAAACATTTGTGATTTGCAGTGAGCACTTGGCCGAATCGTCGCGCCTTCCCTTCGAAGTCTCTCTGGAAACGTCTCGGCGCAGGTCACGGCCGCGagcctgtgcatgcacctcgAGGCGCTGACCCTTGCCAGGTTCTCCTACGCTTGTTCGTTCcgatttcttcctctgcccgTCAACTGAAAaattcgcttctctccactaACACGGAAGAACTCCATCCGCTGAATTCGCTACTACCCTGCGTGGAGATTTACGGAGTCCGCCATGCAGGACAGAGTCACCTTTTGAGAGGCGGCCGCCCTCGTTCTcgttttccgtctctccctgcCCGAGACTTCTTAGCGTGCGACGAACTCAAACactcgtcgttttctctcgctttttaGGGGGGGTGCGAAGGTCCCCGAattctctctccccccgTTTCGCTGgaagcctctctctcgacaaTGTCGGAAGGACGCCGAGCTCCTTGCCTTGCAGCGGCGTCGGCGCTGAAGTTTCCGATGCTGCCCGACGCAAGTCCTCTTTCGTGGAAATATTTAGCAGAAGGGGGCGTTCATCTCGTGTTTCGCTACGTCGGTGAGAAGGAAGGTCTCCAAGGAAAAGTCCTCAAACTCAGAAAGCGCCCCAACGCAGTCAAATGGGAACTGGTGCAGGAATTCTGTGCTCTCGTACGTACTCTGtctgagagaaacgagagagaaaacgcaaagagTGAAGGCAGGAAGACCCTTTCGGCGAACTCGAAAATCCAAACACACGCTCAAGGTAAAGAATGTGAAcaaagagaacaggagaccTCCGACGCTTCAGGAGCTTCGCGCTCCaacgcgtcttcctctcctttctcttctttctcttcttctttctcttctttttcttcgtcgtcgtcgtctctctcttctgagGAGAGTGACTGCTGTCCTGCGTCTCGTTTGTATGGCTTgatttctcctcgttttctttcaagacagtctctctttgtgcttcctcttcgctcagCTGATTCGCTCTTGTCTTGTGCTcggaggaagacgccgaaACGCGTCCTCGTTTCCGCCCCGCGAGACGGTGACGCAGAAGCCGCGGCTGcagtacagacacccgaggcTGCTCGGACGCGTTGCTGCACTCTTGgacaggaaggcgacgacgcgtcttctccctggCTCGAAGAAACCGACGACAGCAGGGCGCTCTGCCCCTGCGTAGTCGAAGACGACTTTGTCGGAGTCCCGCCGGTGATGCAAGccgcgttcgcttctttggagcggagagagacggacgcTTGCCAGCCACCggagcgcgcgagagagagtggagagaaagtcgGCGACCGCGGGCGGCGCCTGAGCAGTCGCTGTCATTGTTTGACGCATCTGCATGGGGACGCAGAAGCACCGGCGCGAGCagttggagagagagagaggtacCTCGAGGTCTCCTCGTTCCCCGCGCGCTACTTCAGTGTCGAGCTCAAACCCAAGTGTGGACTCTTCGAAGACGATTCGTCAGCAGAAAGTGGAGCCTCTGACGGCGCCTGTGTGCCAGCTCGGAACGAAACGCCCTTGTCTCCCACTGCTCCCCAAAAGAACCTCAGAGGCGTTGACGATCAGGATCCTCGTCCCGACCCTCCAAACGCCTCTCATgggtgtctctcgtcttcctcttctctctcgtcttcctcatcgtcgctgtctccgtgctccagctcgtctgtttcgccttcgcctccgtctgtcaaagaaggcagaaagaagaagaagaagaagggaatcGCGTTGCCGAGTCGATTCGCCATGCAGCAATTTCTCAAGCTGTCTCGCGGAGCTATTCCTACACGTTCGCTCTTCGACCCGCCGCATCTGttccggtgtacgtacaccgcgtTTCGTGCGGAGATTGCGCACTTGGCTGTCTCGCCGCAAAACAATTTTGCAGTTTTCCTCGACGGGCAGCCGGTCTCGGCGACCGCCTTGGTGGACTCTGGCTTTCTGCTCCGGTTCAGCGCCGAAGCacacacgaaaaagaagcgagacgacgTGGAAGAGCTGAGGCGCCTCACAAGCGGCGGGTCGCCGGAAGACACgacagaggggagacagcaaaTTGGCGGAGACCGGAGAGAACACAcatgcgagaagaaggcgttgcatgcgccgccCTTCGCGCAAAGCGAACGCGAGACGCAAGTTGACGTCGGAGATcttcttgcatgcatttgggaggaagcgaaagactTGTTTTCGAGCATCTTGCTCCTGCAAGCCTTTGCAGCGTCTCAACAGAGACTGGCAAATTCTCTCGCAGCCGCGCTCAAAACAGCAACCGCAGGCATGCACCGTCCTTTCAGGGAAAGGTACCTTTTGACGTCCTTCGAGAGGTATTGCCAGGTATGGCGAAAACTTTGTCGCGCCTTCCTGCTCGTGGACGCAACAGCTGCGATGCCTGTCACTCGTCCTTCGCGGCGATGTCTGTTCTCTTCACACTCCCAATCTCGACACCTCCCgcaaacatgcatgcacatatgcatgcaagaggagacaaaacacgcacatcgatatatatatatatacataaatatatatataaatatatctatgcatgcatgtgctgATGAAAGGGATGTATGGAGACAGATAGACTAGTTGTATATGAATGCACATTGCGTTGCATATGAATGTGATTTTAGGTATGCGTGAATAGGAATTCTGATTCAAAATggtacacatgcatatatatatatatacatatatatatatatatatatatgattgCACGTACAGGGAGTTTCTTGCGTCGACAACCGTGTAGCCTTTCGAAACAGAAAGGTGCGGGGCACAGCCACGGACCCGCAAGGCTCTCAACCGTCTCCAAGTTttgttctgtttttcctcgtcgGTAGACAGGCTTGAGAAGACGAATCTCGCTCGTGTCACCGGATCCCTTCTTCGCGCCTTTGCGTATTTaatatacatctatacaaGCACATACAcaatacatatatctatatatctgcatCTATATATCTAGAAATACTCCGGTAGAAAGACAGCTGTGAATACGGTTCGCCACAGTCCTTTGCTGTGACGCCTGCAGGCTGTGACCCAAggcctcgcgcttctcaAAGATCCGGTCGTCGCCCCGACAGcagtgtcttcttcctctgctgtctcttcttcgccttcctcttctttagcatcttcttcctcttcttctaccttttctccttcgtttttgcCTGCTGGTCACCGTGGATTTTCCTCGGCCCACGAGGCGGCGCAGGACCTTCAGATGGCGCACGCCAAAGGCAAGCATCCGAAATGCACTGTCtgaggtgcatgcagaaatgCTGAACTCGACCTCGATCTCCTACCGAAGCCGTTTGTACACGCTGATGCAGGGTCTGCTGCTGTCCTGTCCCTGTCCAGTCGTTGTATTAAGGCGCTTTTTCGCTACACCTACACTATATGGATTCTTACAGGTGGAAGGTTTTCTTTgttccgccttcctctctccgaaAGACAGTCCAGAACTGCAAAAAACATCGATACTGCATCTGagtatttatatatatatatatatatatatatgagaaTTGCGTCGTgctgatatatatatatatatatatatatatatggatagatagatatgttTTTCTATTTACATGAGTATATGCAGATGTGTGCAGCTTTGCCGCGGTACTCTCAGATTTATGCGCGTGATCGCGTGTATGTTTACGCACTGTTGAGACTCCCATTTCCGTCTGTGCcatgtttctgtctccgcgttttcCGCCCcccgtctttctgtctcggcgAAAAGCAGGGCGACCTCGCCGCGCGCTCGACTGCCTCGATGTGGACGTGGACGCGTCCGCTGGTGCAGGTTTTCTTGAACGAAGCTCGGGATCTTCTCCCTGTTCGCTTGTGCATGTTTTCTTGAACGAAGCTCGGGATCTTCTCCCTGTTCGCTTGTGCATCTTTGCAGAAGGCCGACGCGTGGTGGCGCGGCTGCGCGGCTTGACGGAGAAAAGTCGGCCAAGGCGACTGGACGCACCTGCTCCCGTTTCCTCCGGAGAGACCAGCGTGCAGATCGCTGAGGGGCGCGAGAGCCCAGAGCCTCCGCGGAGACCTCCAGAAGGCAGcagccttcttttctgcggtGACAGTGTGTCTTTTTCCGGTAAAGGCGTCTCTGAGGAGCCGAACGCAGTCGACGAAGGCTTTGCATGGCTGACCAGATATCTAGTTGGCCGTGCTTTCATGGACGCGAGCATCATGACGAACATCATCGTCACCGGAACAGGTCTGCTGAACGGGGAGcacagggagaaaacgaagaacaagcaaaagaagcagaagaaacacaaggCGAAGGGgcaaaagaaacaagagaagaaggagcagaagaagaaaagaagaaagaggacaagaagagaaagatgaagagaaaaaagaggaagatcGAGAGTGGGGGGAAAACTCCGAGAGCAGAAGGTTCACACTcttctggagaaaaaggagaccaAAAGGCCGCCAGGGCGTCACTCCGAATATAAGACAACTGCAGTGTTTTGGGCATGCCGAGTGTGTTTAGTCTTGAGCTGCTCTCACCAGCAAAAAGTCACTAGTCAAAtcaaaggagagaagaaataggctgaggaggcgacagagaccggagagagagtgggagagaaaggcgattCCAGGAATGAGACAGACAGTGAGGCATAGGGCctgagagaggaagctgaaagaagcaagaaccggagcgagaaggcgcgtATGGACTTtacggagacgcagagatAAAGCGTGACGCTTGCAGATCCCGCAAAAAAGAGAGTGTCTCGTCAttgcatgtgcgtgtatCTCTGTATTTCAATCTTTTCACGAAAGAGTGTCAGTGATAATTTGCAACTGGTTGAAGCAACTGTTGTCTTGTTTCTCATTTGCATGTAGATCGCGCGGTCGAGGAGATTGCTCGCGCGTCCACTTCATCTGACGCCTCTTCTCTGAGTCGATTCCGTCGTCTAAAAAGACTGCCTTTGCGGatgcaaaagagagaggtttcttcttcgctctctgcctgcaCTCTTCACGCAAATGGATCTTCACGGATCTGTCGGGGGACTTCAAGCGACGctcaagaagaggaaggcaaagaaaTGTCCGAAAGGGGAGGGAACCGAGCAAAACAACGAACGGGAAACGGACAGCAGAACGGGGAAGGACaggcagaggggagagaaaataAAAACGAGGAGGAACCGAGAcatggagaggaaaacgaacgtGGAGAAGCTGAGGAATTCCAGCGGGATACACACTGTGGAGTCCGATCTTCCGGGGcagagggaaacagagacagacgatgGAAGTCTTCTCACATGGTGGAGCGGCAGAGCGACCGTGAAAGTGAGATACCTGCAGTCTTTTACCGGTTGTCTCTGGTTGACCTCGATTTCAAATCCGACGAACGCATCGAGATGTGAGGACAGTGGGGACCTCTGAAGAATGGCTGAGCGTGCACTCTTAAATTTAAAGATGCGGCAGATTTTGTCAACGGACAGGACCTGTCAGGCCGCGTCTGATGTTCTTCTGCTCACGGTGAAATCCCCTACCCACAGCGGGATGTATGTAGATAGAGCTACATATGTATGATTAATTCTACTCTTTCAGAGACGGGAACATGTGGTGATATTCGCACATTTGTGTAGGGTTTTACCTGTCATCGTTTTACATGTGTCTCTCAatttgttctctccctgGGTCCTTGTGTATCCGCGGGAGACAGTGCATCGAAGGTAGAACGTGGCCGACGCATTTTTGCTCATCCTTTCTCACTCCATCTGTCTCACGTACTCTTGTTCAATAGCTTCGGatgctctctctcgtttttttgccaggcgttccttcctctttgtgTTGTCGTGGGGAAGTTCTCGTCCCGTTACTTTGACTGCGTTCGccggcgtttcttcgcttctctcttttcctcttctcgtccgtTCATTGTCCCTGCTGCTCTACTCTACAGAGTATCATCTGGCGCTGCATAAGCTCAGTGAGAGGGCCGTTTTCTTCGGATCCATTGGTAGTCCATTTCCGTCTCTCGAGTTCCGTatccgtttttctccagaTGGCACCGAGACTTTGAAGGAATCAAACGCGCCTACCGGGCTGCGAGCGCCGGTTCGTTAGAACAGACCGGAGTTTCCAAGCTTACCTGAAGGAGGAAGCCAGTTTAGtcggaactgcatgcgcgcgaaTTTCTAGGCTAGGTAAGCCTCTGTCTTTTGCGCTTCTCTAAAGGACACGAACAGCTGTAGTGTCACGGCCCTGCTGCTTAGAAGTAtcgtttctgtctcaggcagtcgtttttctgcggcGTGCTCCGTGGCTTTCCTGGTCACCGCTTTGCGACCCAATCGGCGTCCCGTGTCCGCGCTGT
Protein-coding regions in this window:
- a CDS encoding hypothetical protein (encoded by transcript TGME49_225190) — translated: MSEGRRAPCLAAASALKFPMLPDASPLSWKYLAEGGVHLVFRYVGEKEGLQGKVLKLRKRPNAVKWELVQEFCALVRTLSERNERENAKSEGRKTLSANSKIQTHAQADSLLSCARRKTPKRVLVSAPRDGDAEAAAAVQTPEAARTRCCTLGQEGDDASSPWLEETDDSRALCPCVVEDDFVGVPPVMQAAFASLERRETDACQPPERARESGEKVGDRGRRLSSRCHCLTHLHGDAEAPARAVGERERYLEVSSFPARYFSVELKPKCGLFEDDSSAESGASDGACVPARNETPLSPTAPQKNLRGVDDQDPRPDPPNASHGCLSSSSSLSSSSSSLSPCSSSSVSPSPPSVKEGRKKKKKKGIALPSRFAMQQFLKLSRGAIPTRSLFDPPHLFRCTYTAFRAEIAHLAVSPQNNFAVFLDGQPVSATALVDSGFLLRFSAEAHTKKKRDDVEELRRLTSGGSPEDTTEGRQQIGGDRREHTCEKKALHAPPFAQSERETQVDVGDLLACIWEEAKDLFSSILLLQAFAASQQRLANSLAAALKTATAGMHRPFRERYLLTSFERYCQAVTQGLALLKDPVVAPTAVSSSSAVSSSPSSSLASSSSSSTFSPSFLPAGHRGFSSAHEAAQDLQMAHAKEGRRVVARLRGLTEKSRPRRLDAPAPVSSGETSVQIAEGRESPEPPRRPPEGSSLLFCGDSVSFSGKGVSEEPNAVDEGFAWLTRYLVGRAFMDASIMTNIIVTGTDRAVEEIARASTSSDASSLSRFRRLKRLPLRMQKREVSSSLSACTLHANGSSRICRGTSSDAQEEEGKEMSERGGNRAKQRTGNGQQNGEGQAEGRENKNEEEPRHGEENERGEAEEFQRDTHCGVRSSGAEGNRDRRWKSSHMVERQSDRENGTETLKESNAPTGLRAPVR